TTGGGAGAAAGAGGCCCTCACGCTTGCGGCTAAGCTTTAGTGTTCCTCGGCCACTGCGCCTGCGAGATACACCGTCGTCAGCAGCGCGAAAATGTAGGCCTGCAGGAACGAAACGCCGATGTGGAGTCCGAGAAAGATCACCGGAACTCCGAGCGGCACGAGCGAAAAGAACACCAGCGTCACCATGTCGCCCGCGAAGATGTTGGCGAAAAGACGGATGGTGAGCGACATAACGCGAGCCAGATGGCTGACGATTTCAATGGGGATCATCAGCGGCGCCAGCGCGGGCATCGGTCCGGCAAAGTGGGCCGCGTATTTGATGGGACCCTGTTTCTGGATGCCTTTGGCGTTGTAGTACAGGAACGCACAGATCGCCAAGCCGAGGGGAACGAACGGATGCGCTGTCGGCGACTCGAAGCCAGGAACCATGCCGATCAGGTTCGCCATAAGCACGAATGAGAACAGCGCAACCACGAACGGCGTGTAAGGCTCGTGATGGTGGCCGATGATCTCCTTGCCCTGACCGTCGATGAAGCTGTGAAGCCCCTCGAACATGTGTTGCAGTCCGCCCGGCTTCTCCACTGACAGGCGCGTGCGCACTAGGACGAAGAGCGCGAGCATGATCAGGACGACCAGCAACTGCATCGCGAAGGCGTTCGAGATGGGCGCGTGCGAGTCCGCCGGATGAACTCCAACGGCGTTCAGCAGGCTGTTCACTGGTCCAGCCAGCGCTTTGTTCAGTACTTCGGTAAAAGGTAGCTGTTCAGATAGCATCTACGGCTTTCCGATTGTTGATTAAATGCCCCGGCGCAGTGCAACGGCCACCTCGTAGACGGCTTCGCAGAGGATCGCCGCTACGGAGAGGAACAGGCCACCTAAGAGGCCGTAAACACTGGACTTAGAACTCATCAATATAACATAGCAGCCGATCGCGATGAAACCATAACGCAGCATGAACCGCACGACCATGCCGCTTGAGGATCCGGCGTGTCCCGTCTGCGTAACCCGGTCTGCGAGGGCGTTCACGGCCTTCTTGAGCCAGTGGAAGTTGATGTAAGAAATGAAGCACCCAATGACAAAACCGATTCCGACGGCGACGCCGAAGATGGCGAAGATGGCAATCGAACTGGCCACGCCCAGCACCAGCGTGATGCGGCGAATCCGGTCGAGCGCTCCCGAAAAGAACGACTCAGCCGCATCGGATTGTATGGTCTCGGTCACGAGTCCTGCGACTTCTCCGATTTCATGGTCGTACGCACCAGTTCAATGAACCCTGCGGCGATACCGAGCAGAAGGCCGGCAAGGTAAAGCCACGTAGTGTGCAGCCATTTGTCGAGGAGCAAGCCGATAATCCATCCCGTCACGGTGGCTGCAGGGAGCACGAACGCCAACTGGCTGTAGCGCGCGAGCGTGACCCAAAAATTGCGTTTTTCCGGGCTCTGGTCCTCTGGCATCTAGCTAGCTTACCGTAAATAACAAATGCCCAGCGATGATTGCTGGGCATTTGAAGCGATTAGCTTTATCGGCCAATCAGGTTTGCGATGGAACCTGCTTGCGGCACGTTGAGCGACCAGTTCACCGCGCGGATGAAGAAGTCCGGCATAAGGCCGATGCCTACGGTGGCGATCGCCGTGATTGCCAACGCCAAACGAAGTCCAGGGCTCATCGCAATTGGCTCGGGCGATGCCGCCGGGCGCATCAGCATGGCATTCGCGATCTTCAGGTAGTAATAGAGGCCGAGCACAGCGTACAGGACGGCGACTGCTGCCAGCGTGTAGTGTCCGGTTTCGACCAGGCTGAGGAAGATGAAGTACTTCCCGTAGAAGCCAGCCAGTGGCGGAATGCCGGCGAGCGACAACAAGAAGATCAGCATCAGGATCGCTTCGGTTGGCGCTTTCTGCATCAGGCCATCGAGATCGCTGAGGTTGTCGCCAATGATGTCGCGCCGACGTAGCGAGGTGATCACGGCAAACGCGCCGAGATTCATGAAGGTGTACACCAGCAGGTAAACGAGGATGCCCTTGATGCCGGTAGTGTTTGCCTCGGTGGCGGTCCCGGCGACAAGGCCGAGCAACATGTAGCCGACGTGCGAGATAGAGCTATAGGCCAGAAGCCGCTTGGTGTTGTCCTGTGTAAGTGCCGCGAGATTGCCGCCGGTCATGGTGGCGATAGCGACGAAGATCAGCATCGGCAGGTAGACCGGACGCAGCGGATACAACATGTAGAGGAAGATCCGGAGCAGCATCACCCATCCGGCAGCCTTCACGGCGACGGACATGAATCCGGTGATACTGGTCGGCGCGCCCTCATATGCGTCGGGCGCCCACTGGTGGAACGGCACCGCAGCGATCTTGAAGAATAGGCCTGTGGCAACGGTGATCAGGGCGAGAATGGCAACCGGGTCGTTCGGATTGGTGCGGTAGTGCTCTTCCAGTTTCAGGGCGATTTGGCGGACGTTGGTACTGCCGGAAAGCCCGTAGAACAGCGACAGGCCGTAAGCAAAGATACCGGAGGAGAACGCACCGAGAATGAGGTATTTCAGTGCGGCTTCGTTGGAGCGCTGATCGCGGCGGAGGAAGCCGACGAGGACATACGTTGAGAGGGCCATCAGTTCGAGGCTGATGAAGATCAGAACGATGTCATAGCCGCAAGCCATGCCCATCATGCCAACGACGGAGAACAGGATCAGGGCGTAGAACTCACCGTGGTTCTCGCGCTCGATGTCGAGATACTTCACGGACATCATGATGGCGACAGCGGCACCGGCAAGGAACAGGTAGAAGAAGTAGATGGCGAAGCGGTCGACCATCACGGAGCCTGCAAATCCGACGAACCTGGCCGATTCTCCGCGCGATTCCATGAGGTGATAGGCCGACTGTATTTTCGCAACCGCACCTGCAGAGAAGACCAACCCGATCAGCGCCGTCCAAGCGTTGGCACGCTTCCATTCGGCCGGCAGAAGCAGGTCAATCAGCAGCACGCCGATGGCGAACAGCGACAGCATGATCATCGGCAGCGATAGCAGGTAATCGGTGCTGGTGAAGAATTGTTGGACAGACGACACGGTCGTTTCCTTCCTTGCCTACTGACCCACAGCGGCCTGCATCGCGGGCGCACTGACAGGTTTCGCCTTGTCGGCGGGTTTCACTTCTGGTGTGGCGGGAGCAACCGGAACGGGTGTGCTCACCGCGGGCGCAGTTTCCTGAACCGGAGCAGCCGCGTTCGCCGGGGCTTGCGGTCCGCCCTGACGAACGGTGGTGACGATGTTCGCAACGGGTTTCTCAAGAATCTTGAAGAACGGCTTCGGATAGAGGCCGATCCAGAACGCCAGGATCACGAGCGGCGCAAAGCAAGCGACTTCGCGTGGCGTGAGGTCAACCAGTTTTTCGTTCTTTGGATTCGTGACCTTGCCGAAGAAGACCCGCTGATAAAGCCAGAGTAAATACGCGGCAGCGAGCACAACGCCGGGGACGGACCATGCTGCCCACCACTTGTTCTCAAGGAATGCACCCTGAAGAATCGCAAACTCACCGATGAATCCGTTCAACAGCGGCAGTCCCATCGAGGAGAGGAACATGATCATGGTGATGGTGGCGTACACGGGCATGACATTGGAGATTCCGCCGTACTCGGCGATCTCGCGGGTGTGACGGCGCTCATAAAGAATGCCTACGATCAAGAAGAGTGCGCCGGTGGAGATGCCGTGGTTGATCTGCTGGAGGACCGATCCGGCGACTCCGATGTTGTTCAGCGCGAAGATGCCGAGGGTGCAGAAGCCGAGGTGGCTCACGGATGAGTAGGCCACCAGCTTCTTCATGTCCTTCTGCATCAGCGAGACGAGCGCCCCGTAGATGATGCCGATGATGGACAGGGTGACGAGCCAGAACCGCACCTTGTCATGCATCACGATGGTCGGGAAGAATGGCAGCGAGAAACGGACGAAGCCGTACGTACCCATCTTCAAGAGGACGCCCGCAAGGATGACGGAACCCGCGGTTGGCGCCTCGACGTGAGCATCAGGAAGCCAGGTGTGGAACGGGAACATCGGCACCTTGATGGCGAAGCCGATGAAGAACGCGAGGAACAGGAGCAGGGCCGGAGTGAAGCCGACCATGGTGGCGATCTGGGGTGCCGTCTGGTAGAGCTCAGGGATGCTGAACGTGTAAACGCCGGTAAGGCTGTGGTTCCAGAAGTACAGGTAGAGGATGGCGACCAGCATCAGCACGGAGCCGAGCAGCGTGTAGAGGAAGAACTTGATCGCGGCGTAAAGCTTCCGCGGTCCGCCCCAGATGCCGATGAGCAGATACATCGGGACGAGCATGGCTTCCCAAAACACGAAGAAGAGGAAGAAGTCGAGCGCCATGAAGACGCCGAGCATGCCCGTCTGGAGAACGAGGAACCATGCGTAGTATTCCTTCACTCGATCTTGAATGGCGGTCCACGACGAAAGGATGGAGATGAATCCCAGGATCGTGGTGAGCATGATCAGCAGGAACGAGATGCCGTCGATGCCGAGGTAGTAACCCGCGCCAATAGTCGGGATCCAGTTGTTAGGGCCACCTTCCAGGAAGTGGAAGCCGCTGTATCCCGGATCGTTGCCGACGACTACCCGTTGCCAGAACATGGGCACGAGCGGTAGCGACACAAGGAAGCCAAGCGCGGCAAAGATGTTCCCTACCCAGCGGATGGCGTTCTTGTTCTCCTTGGGGATGAACAAGACAAACAGGGTGCCCAACAACGGCGTAAACAGAATGATCGAGAGAATATGGTTCGACATTTATCAGCTCTCTGCTTTCAGCTACCAGCTTTCAGCAAAACTTCGTTACCTAATTGCGTAGTACCAAAGAAATCCGACCACGCCACCTACCATGACCAACGCGTACCACTGCACGAGTCCCCACTGGAGGATTCGAACGGGATACGACAACGCTTTGGCGAGGTATGCCGGCCCATTCACACACAGGCCGTCGATGATGTACTTGTCCCAGAGCGTGGAAAGCGTACCGA
This portion of the Terriglobales bacterium genome encodes:
- the atpB gene encoding F0F1 ATP synthase subunit A, producing MLSEQLPFTEVLNKALAGPVNSLLNAVGVHPADSHAPISNAFAMQLLVVLIMLALFVLVRTRLSVEKPGGLQHMFEGLHSFIDGQGKEIIGHHHEPYTPFVVALFSFVLMANLIGMVPGFESPTAHPFVPLGLAICAFLYYNAKGIQKQGPIKYAAHFAGPMPALAPLMIPIEIVSHLARVMSLTIRLFANIFAGDMVTLVFFSLVPLGVPVIFLGLHIGVSFLQAYIFALLTTVYLAGAVAEEH
- a CDS encoding ATP synthase subunit I — encoded protein: MTETIQSDAAESFFSGALDRIRRITLVLGVASSIAIFAIFGVAVGIGFVIGCFISYINFHWLKKAVNALADRVTQTGHAGSSSGMVVRFMLRYGFIAIGCYVILMSSKSSVYGLLGGLFLSVAAILCEAVYEVAVALRRGI
- a CDS encoding AtpZ/AtpI family protein, whose product is MPEDQSPEKRNFWVTLARYSQLAFVLPAATVTGWIIGLLLDKWLHTTWLYLAGLLLGIAAGFIELVRTTMKSEKSQDS
- a CDS encoding NADH-quinone oxidoreductase subunit N; the encoded protein is MSSVQQFFTSTDYLLSLPMIMLSLFAIGVLLIDLLLPAEWKRANAWTALIGLVFSAGAVAKIQSAYHLMESRGESARFVGFAGSVMVDRFAIYFFYLFLAGAAVAIMMSVKYLDIERENHGEFYALILFSVVGMMGMACGYDIVLIFISLELMALSTYVLVGFLRRDQRSNEAALKYLILGAFSSGIFAYGLSLFYGLSGSTNVRQIALKLEEHYRTNPNDPVAILALITVATGLFFKIAAVPFHQWAPDAYEGAPTSITGFMSVAVKAAGWVMLLRIFLYMLYPLRPVYLPMLIFVAIATMTGGNLAALTQDNTKRLLAYSSISHVGYMLLGLVAGTATEANTTGIKGILVYLLVYTFMNLGAFAVITSLRRRDIIGDNLSDLDGLMQKAPTEAILMLIFLLSLAGIPPLAGFYGKYFIFLSLVETGHYTLAAVAVLYAVLGLYYYLKIANAMLMRPAASPEPIAMSPGLRLALAITAIATVGIGLMPDFFIRAVNWSLNVPQAGSIANLIGR
- a CDS encoding NADH-quinone oxidoreductase subunit M, with translation MSNHILSIILFTPLLGTLFVLFIPKENKNAIRWVGNIFAALGFLVSLPLVPMFWQRVVVGNDPGYSGFHFLEGGPNNWIPTIGAGYYLGIDGISFLLIMLTTILGFISILSSWTAIQDRVKEYYAWFLVLQTGMLGVFMALDFFLFFVFWEAMLVPMYLLIGIWGGPRKLYAAIKFFLYTLLGSVLMLVAILYLYFWNHSLTGVYTFSIPELYQTAPQIATMVGFTPALLLFLAFFIGFAIKVPMFPFHTWLPDAHVEAPTAGSVILAGVLLKMGTYGFVRFSLPFFPTIVMHDKVRFWLVTLSIIGIIYGALVSLMQKDMKKLVAYSSVSHLGFCTLGIFALNNIGVAGSVLQQINHGISTGALFLIVGILYERRHTREIAEYGGISNVMPVYATITMIMFLSSMGLPLLNGFIGEFAILQGAFLENKWWAAWSVPGVVLAAAYLLWLYQRVFFGKVTNPKNEKLVDLTPREVACFAPLVILAFWIGLYPKPFFKILEKPVANIVTTVRQGGPQAPANAAAPVQETAPAVSTPVPVAPATPEVKPADKAKPVSAPAMQAAVGQ